A window of Candidatus Kinetoplastibacterium crithidii (ex Angomonas deanei ATCC 30255) contains these coding sequences:
- a CDS encoding thiol:disulfide interchange protein DsbA/DsbL, whose amino-acid sequence MNRVSSFRKLAITTITVYFFIFSNVSYATKNKYEILDFKIPIAQEDSIEIIEFFSYMCKHCNEIEIYLNRWSKNIPNDVKIIKIPIATNDYTQQLQKIYFTIESINKEELNIEIFNTIKKDRFFFKKHKNLENWLLKHQISINKFNKVFNSFGIEIKMKQANNLFHFCNIKEIPIFIVGGEYLTSPTLAGNSYIDTIEEIDKLINKYRSESNTIS is encoded by the coding sequence ATGAATAGAGTTTCTAGTTTTAGAAAATTAGCTATAACAACAATAACAGTATATTTTTTTATTTTTTCTAATGTTTCATATGCGACTAAAAACAAATATGAAATATTAGATTTTAAAATACCTATAGCACAAGAAGATTCAATAGAGATTATTGAATTTTTTTCTTATATGTGCAAACACTGTAATGAAATAGAAATTTATTTAAATAGATGGTCTAAAAACATTCCAAATGATGTAAAAATAATAAAAATACCAATTGCTACTAATGACTATACTCAACAATTACAAAAAATTTACTTTACTATTGAGTCTATTAATAAAGAAGAACTTAATATAGAAATATTTAATACTATTAAAAAAGATAGGTTTTTTTTTAAAAAACACAAAAATCTAGAAAATTGGTTATTAAAACATCAAATTTCTATTAATAAATTTAATAAAGTATTCAATTCTTTCGGAATTGAAATAAAAATGAAACAAGCAAATAATCTTTTTCATTTTTGCAATATAAAAGAAATACCTATTTTCATAGTAGGTGGTGAATATCTAACATCACCAACACTAGCTGGTAATAGTTATATCGATACCATAGAAGAAATAGACAAATTGATTAATAAATATCGCTCAGAATCTAATACTATTTCTTAA
- a CDS encoding acetylornithine transaminase: MEFSKFDVSSLMEITKRPDLLFVRGSGSWLEDQNGKRYLDFIQGWAVNSLGHSSPEMVLALREQSQLLINPSPAFYNIPSINLASRLTSNSCFDRVFFANSGAEANEGAIKLARKWGQINKKGAYKIITMKDSFHGRTIATMSASGKPGWDSIFKPQVDGFLKAEINNISSVESLIDNNVVAIMLEPIQGESGVIPANIEFLKDLRILAKKHDLLLIVDEVQTGMGRTGKLFAYQYSDIEPDIMTLGKGIGGGLPLSALLAREEVCVFAYGDQGGTYNGNPLCTAVGLAVFDIISKKEFLDSVLRKADRLSKGLMHLSNKYSLLGERGFGLLRALVLSSNDANHIVEEARNLTPEGLLLNAPRPNLLRFMPSLNVTDAEIDLLLEKLDYIFERISKD, translated from the coding sequence ATGGAATTTAGTAAATTTGATGTTAGTTCTTTGATGGAAATAACTAAACGTCCCGATTTGTTATTTGTCAGAGGTTCTGGATCATGGTTAGAAGATCAAAATGGCAAACGCTACTTAGATTTTATACAGGGATGGGCTGTTAACTCTTTAGGTCATTCTTCTCCAGAAATGGTACTGGCATTAAGAGAACAATCGCAATTATTAATTAATCCTTCACCTGCTTTTTATAATATACCTTCTATAAATTTAGCTTCTCGTTTAACTAGCAACTCTTGCTTTGATAGAGTTTTCTTTGCTAATAGCGGAGCAGAAGCAAACGAAGGAGCCATCAAGTTAGCAAGAAAATGGGGGCAAATTAATAAGAAAGGAGCCTATAAAATCATTACTATGAAAGATAGCTTTCATGGTCGTACTATAGCTACTATGTCTGCATCAGGAAAGCCAGGATGGGATTCAATTTTTAAACCTCAAGTAGATGGTTTTTTAAAGGCAGAGATAAATAATATATCGTCTGTAGAATCTTTAATAGACAATAATGTTGTAGCTATTATGTTAGAACCAATACAGGGTGAGTCTGGTGTTATTCCTGCGAACATTGAGTTTTTAAAAGACCTGAGAATTCTTGCTAAGAAACATGATTTATTATTAATAGTAGATGAGGTGCAGACTGGCATGGGTAGGACTGGTAAACTTTTTGCATACCAATATTCTGATATCGAACCAGATATTATGACACTAGGTAAGGGTATAGGAGGAGGATTGCCTTTGTCAGCTTTACTGGCTCGTGAAGAGGTTTGTGTATTTGCTTACGGTGATCAAGGAGGAACCTATAATGGTAATCCTCTATGTACAGCAGTTGGATTAGCAGTATTTGATATTATAAGTAAAAAAGAATTTTTGGATTCTGTTTTAAGAAAAGCTGATAGGTTATCTAAAGGTTTAATGCATTTATCTAATAAATATTCATTATTAGGAGAAAGAGGTTTTGGTTTATTAAGAGCCTTAGTTCTATCTAGTAATGATGCTAATCATATTGTTGAAGAAGCTAGGAATTTAACACCAGAAGGATTATTATTAAATGCTCCACGTCCAAATTTATTACGTTTTATGCCCTCGTTAAATGTAACAGATGCAGAAATAGATCTTCTTCTAGAAAAACTAGACTATATTTTTGAAAGAATAAGTAAAGACTAA
- a CDS encoding DNA topoisomerase III, translating to MKKQLIIAEKPSVALDISKSLGNFKRDVDIYENENYVISSSIGHLLSLTASNDPIKGKWNFTNLPVIPTSFELIPTDKKSSERLKALIKLIKRKDIESIINACDAGREGELIFRYIIQFSKTKKPIFRLWLQSMTKNAICTAFNNLKNDELLKPLEYAARSRAEADWLVGINGTRAMTAFNSKEGGFFKTTVGRVQTPTLAIVNNRENIIKNFIPKDYWEILATFKAKNGVYDAKWIDTKFKKDGLNTDNRESRIWNELEAEKIKQECNNQSGIANEKTKSISQLPPSLYDLTSLQREANHNFGFSAKTTLSLAQALYEKHKAITYPRTDSRYLPEDYIQTVNDVMQSIAENKSKLIENHLTNCALQITNNKWIQPHKKIFDNKKISDHFAIIPTLQIPNKLNDLEHKLYFLLLKRFIAIFFPPAEYMNIIRLTKVNKHTFKTEEKILTKPGWLSVYEKNKNENGEKLISIQENENVITQSIDLNKLYTKPPARYNEATLLSAMEGAGKFINDEELREAINERGLGTPATRASIIEGLLTENYLRRDGKDLIPTSKTFQLMTLLSGLEVKELTSPELTGEWEHKLKQIEQNKLERSQFMSDIINMTKNIVKKAKEYENNNIPGDYVTLESNCPKCNGIIKENYRRYTCTKCDFSISKYPSGRTFELEEVEELIRNKKIGPLDNFISKNFKPFSAILKINEDYKLEFEFNNTSQKIESSIIDKSEDKILGKCPKCNLSVFENESSYLCEGYLSEINHCSFKLNKKILQQEISKDQVIKLLSDKRTDLLDGFISAKTRRKFKAFLIIKKDKVAFEFEKPNKNKN from the coding sequence ATGAAAAAACAGTTAATCATTGCTGAAAAACCATCAGTTGCACTTGATATTTCGAAATCGCTTGGAAATTTTAAACGTGATGTTGATATATATGAAAATGAAAATTATGTAATATCATCTAGTATAGGGCATTTATTAAGTTTAACAGCATCTAATGACCCGATTAAGGGGAAATGGAATTTTACAAATCTGCCTGTCATACCTACTAGTTTTGAATTAATACCGACTGATAAGAAATCATCAGAACGTCTAAAAGCTCTTATCAAACTCATAAAACGCAAAGATATTGAATCCATCATAAATGCCTGCGATGCAGGAAGAGAAGGTGAATTAATATTCAGATACATAATTCAATTTTCTAAAACAAAAAAACCTATCTTTCGATTATGGTTACAATCAATGACGAAGAATGCTATTTGCACAGCATTTAATAATCTGAAAAATGATGAGCTGCTTAAACCACTTGAATATGCTGCTAGATCAAGAGCAGAAGCTGATTGGCTAGTTGGAATAAATGGTACTAGAGCAATGACTGCATTCAATAGTAAAGAAGGTGGTTTCTTTAAAACAACAGTTGGCAGAGTGCAAACCCCTACATTAGCTATAGTTAATAATCGTGAGAATATAATTAAGAACTTTATACCAAAAGATTATTGGGAAATATTAGCTACTTTTAAAGCAAAAAATGGTGTTTATGATGCCAAATGGATAGATACAAAGTTTAAAAAAGATGGGCTTAATACTGATAATAGAGAATCTAGAATATGGAATGAACTAGAAGCAGAAAAAATTAAACAAGAATGCAATAATCAATCAGGCATAGCAAATGAAAAAACTAAGTCTATATCACAATTACCACCTTCTTTATATGATTTAACTTCCCTGCAAAGAGAAGCTAACCATAATTTTGGATTTTCAGCAAAAACCACTCTAAGCTTAGCTCAAGCCTTATACGAAAAACATAAAGCAATAACATATCCACGTACAGATTCTAGATACTTACCAGAAGACTATATACAAACTGTAAATGATGTTATGCAGTCCATAGCCGAAAACAAATCTAAACTCATAGAAAATCATTTAACTAATTGTGCTCTACAAATTACTAATAACAAATGGATTCAACCACATAAAAAGATTTTTGATAATAAAAAGATATCAGATCACTTTGCCATAATACCAACCTTACAAATACCAAATAAGTTGAATGACCTTGAGCATAAATTATATTTCTTACTTTTAAAAAGATTTATAGCAATATTCTTTCCTCCAGCTGAATATATGAATATTATAAGATTAACAAAGGTAAACAAACATACTTTTAAAACTGAGGAAAAAATTCTAACAAAACCAGGTTGGTTATCTGTATATGAAAAAAACAAAAATGAAAATGGAGAAAAATTAATTTCCATTCAAGAAAATGAAAATGTCATCACTCAGTCTATTGACTTAAATAAACTATATACAAAACCACCTGCAAGATATAATGAGGCAACATTATTATCGGCAATGGAGGGTGCTGGAAAATTTATAAATGATGAGGAATTGCGAGAAGCAATAAATGAAAGAGGTCTTGGAACACCAGCAACTAGGGCCTCTATTATAGAAGGTTTATTAACAGAAAATTATCTACGCAGAGACGGTAAAGATCTTATCCCGACATCAAAAACATTTCAATTAATGACTCTATTATCTGGCTTAGAAGTTAAAGAACTAACATCCCCTGAACTAACAGGAGAATGGGAACATAAATTAAAACAAATAGAACAAAATAAATTAGAACGTTCACAATTTATGTCAGATATCATTAATATGACAAAAAATATTGTAAAAAAAGCAAAGGAATATGAAAATAATAATATTCCTGGAGATTATGTAACATTAGAAAGTAATTGTCCTAAGTGCAATGGGATAATAAAAGAAAATTATCGCAGATATACATGCACCAAATGTGATTTTTCTATAAGCAAGTACCCTAGTGGAAGAACTTTTGAATTAGAAGAGGTAGAAGAACTGATTAGAAATAAAAAAATTGGACCTTTAGATAATTTTATTAGTAAAAACTTTAAACCATTTAGTGCTATATTAAAAATCAATGAAGATTATAAATTAGAATTTGAATTTAACAATACATCACAAAAAATTGAAAGTTCCATTATTGATAAATCTGAAGATAAAATCCTAGGAAAATGTCCTAAATGTAATCTTTCTGTTTTTGAAAATGAATCCAGCTATTTATGTGAAGGTTATTTATCAGAAATAAATCATTGTAGCTTCAAATTAAATAAAAAAATTCTTCAACAAGAAATATCTAAAGATCAAGTTATAAAATTACTTAGTGATAAACGCACAGATTTACTAGATGGTTTTATTTCTGCAAAAACACGCAGAAAGTTTAAAGCCTTTCTCATTATAAAAAAAGATAAAGTAGCTTTTGAATTTGAAAAACCAAACAAAAATAAGAACTAA
- the argS gene encoding arginine--tRNA ligase, whose product MLPNQKKILINLIESAVNDLVPSNEIEIILEKPKIKLYGDISTNIAMRIAKKINKNPMDLAQNIVDMLNENIDSKKIISNIEIVKPGFINFYISKEAMMEVFDEIELYRDKYGHAKNSSKNKNILVEFVSANPTGPLHVGHARQAALGSAICQIYKAVGWHVVSEFYYNDSGNQIHNLAISVQSRAKNIDFETLEPKNKDLYHGEYIIDIAKSFINKECIDNTDGSKTIASGNIDCLNDIQTFAIAYLRKEQDIDLKSFGLIFDNYYLESSLYTSGKVEKTVQALINSGYTYEHEGALWLKTTVLTGDDKDRVMRKSNDGGYTYFVPDVAYHKTKWDRGFHTAINIQGSDHHGTVSRVRAGLQALSNDIPKNYPQYVLHKMVKIISNGEEIKISKRSGTYVTMRDLISWVGRDAARYFLIQRRADTEFIFDIDLAISQKEENPVYYIQYAYARLNSILKKANMDHSLIQKSDINLLTSHSEINLIKRLSEFPSVIKQSADELSPHLIAFWLQECAADCHSWYNSEHVIVEQENLKLARLRLINATLQVLRNGLTLLGVSIPEEM is encoded by the coding sequence ATGCTGCCAAATCAAAAAAAAATATTAATAAACCTCATTGAATCTGCAGTTAATGATTTGGTACCTAGTAATGAAATAGAAATAATTTTAGAAAAACCAAAAATAAAATTATACGGCGATATATCTACTAATATAGCCATGCGCATAGCAAAAAAAATTAACAAAAACCCTATGGATCTAGCACAAAATATTGTAGATATGCTCAATGAGAATATAGATAGTAAAAAAATTATTTCTAATATAGAAATTGTTAAGCCTGGGTTTATTAATTTTTATATTAGTAAAGAAGCTATGATGGAAGTGTTTGATGAGATAGAACTATATAGAGACAAATACGGACATGCCAAAAATAGTTCAAAGAACAAGAATATATTAGTGGAGTTTGTATCAGCAAATCCTACAGGACCATTGCATGTTGGCCATGCAAGACAAGCAGCATTAGGTAGTGCCATTTGTCAAATTTATAAAGCAGTTGGATGGCATGTAGTCAGTGAATTTTATTACAATGACTCAGGTAATCAAATACATAATTTAGCTATAAGTGTACAATCAAGAGCTAAAAATATAGATTTTGAGACATTAGAGCCTAAAAATAAAGATTTATATCATGGCGAATATATTATAGATATTGCCAAATCTTTTATCAATAAAGAATGCATAGATAATACTGATGGTTCAAAAACTATTGCATCTGGCAACATAGATTGTTTAAATGATATCCAAACATTTGCCATTGCTTATTTACGTAAAGAACAAGATATAGATCTAAAATCTTTTGGTTTAATATTCGACAATTATTACCTAGAAAGTTCTTTATATACTTCTGGCAAAGTGGAAAAAACTGTACAAGCCTTGATAAACAGCGGATATACTTATGAACACGAAGGTGCTCTATGGCTAAAAACAACTGTTCTTACTGGTGATGATAAAGATAGGGTAATGCGTAAAAGTAATGATGGTGGCTATACATATTTTGTGCCAGATGTAGCTTATCATAAAACAAAATGGGACAGAGGGTTTCATACAGCAATAAATATACAAGGTAGTGACCATCACGGAACAGTATCTCGTGTACGTGCTGGATTGCAAGCATTATCAAACGATATACCAAAGAACTATCCTCAATACGTGCTACATAAAATGGTAAAGATTATTAGTAATGGTGAGGAAATAAAAATCTCTAAAAGGTCAGGTACATACGTTACTATGCGAGATTTAATAAGCTGGGTAGGTCGTGATGCAGCACGTTACTTTCTTATACAACGTCGTGCAGATACAGAGTTTATTTTTGATATAGATTTAGCAATTTCTCAAAAGGAAGAAAACCCTGTTTACTACATACAATATGCGTATGCAAGATTAAATTCAATATTAAAAAAAGCAAATATGGACCATTCTCTCATTCAAAAATCTGATATTAATCTTTTGACAAGCCATTCTGAGATAAATTTGATAAAACGTCTATCTGAATTCCCTTCTGTAATAAAACAATCAGCTGATGAATTGTCACCACATCTCATAGCATTCTGGCTACAAGAATGTGCAGCAGATTGTCATTCTTGGTATAATTCAGAACATGTTATAGTAGAACAAGAAAACTTGAAGTTAGCTAGGTTACGTTTGATAAATGCTACATTACAAGTATTAAGAAATGGTTTGACTTTATTAGGTGTATCTATACCTGAAGAAATGTAA